The proteins below are encoded in one region of Candidatus Thiodiazotropha sp. LNASS1:
- a CDS encoding TIGR02449 family protein: MTEKETQNPADLDLRKLEIRVEELIRACSYLKDENKSLRVRQDNLVSERAALIEKTELARARVEAMITRLKSMETPQ; the protein is encoded by the coding sequence ATGACTGAGAAAGAGACACAAAATCCGGCGGATTTGGACCTGCGGAAGCTTGAAATCCGGGTTGAAGAGCTTATACGGGCCTGCTCCTACCTTAAAGATGAGAATAAATCACTGCGTGTCAGACAGGATAACCTGGTATCCGAACGCGCCGCGCTCATCGAAAAGACAGAGCTGGCTCGTGCCAGGGTTGAAGCCATGATTACACGACTGAAATCCATGGAAACACCCCAGTGA
- the rpiA gene encoding ribose-5-phosphate isomerase RpiA: MNADDLKKQAAEAALEYVKGGIIGVGTGSTVNHFIDYLAGVKGKIEGTVSSSEASSERLKGHGIPVLDLNAAGELDIYIDGADESDHYLNLIKGGGGALTREKIIAGASKKFICIADESKLVDVLGSFPLPVEVIPMARSHVARQLVKMGGTPIWRENFVTDNGNAILDVHNLEIMKPREMENAINAIAGVVTTGIFAMRGADVLILGTEQGAKTVVPK; encoded by the coding sequence ATGAATGCAGACGATCTTAAGAAACAGGCCGCAGAGGCTGCGCTTGAATATGTCAAAGGCGGCATCATAGGTGTCGGTACCGGTTCAACGGTTAATCACTTCATCGACTATCTGGCCGGTGTCAAAGGTAAGATCGAAGGCACAGTCTCGAGTTCGGAGGCATCGTCGGAGCGCTTGAAGGGTCACGGCATCCCCGTACTGGACCTTAATGCCGCGGGAGAGCTTGATATCTATATCGACGGTGCCGACGAATCGGATCACTATCTTAATCTTATCAAGGGCGGAGGTGGTGCACTCACCCGAGAAAAGATCATCGCAGGGGCGAGTAAAAAATTCATCTGCATAGCGGATGAAAGCAAGTTGGTCGATGTGCTGGGCTCTTTTCCACTCCCGGTCGAGGTTATTCCCATGGCTCGCAGCCATGTGGCGCGGCAGCTGGTTAAAATGGGCGGCACCCCTATCTGGCGGGAAAACTTCGTCACCGATAACGGCAATGCCATCCTGGACGTCCATAATCTTGAGATTATGAAGCCCAGGGAGATGGAGAATGCAATCAATGCCATCGCGGGTGTGGTCACGACCGGTATCTTTGCTATGCGCGGTGCCGACGTACTGATTTTGGGCACCGAACAAGGAGCCAAGACAGTAGTGCCAAAATAG
- a CDS encoding mechanosensitive ion channel family protein gives MHFKNIWQQLILIVILLTAADSGWAEQASEKTSDPEVSTKEAVPENLKSPRATMETFLHAMNDIKRGAPDRIEEAVSTLDLSDINPIVRKERGQDLAWMLLEVLDRTKIIDVEKIPNRVDGSRYLFKRYERGEVAISRTDSGRWLFDRNTINSLPLIMDEVATTERVSGKDDEASYVPWHIRLRQKVPLPLKQSTFLLQNWQWIGLLLTILAGVIIDKLITFFLKTSVRRWRKGTRHDEFKEISEDILRPLGLMAMAIVWWGSINLMGLPESVMLVLLLAVKFLASISGVWAAYRLVDLVSAYLHKQAELSANKLDDALVPLIPRTLKVFITVIGFVFIADNLNIDISSLLAGLGLGGLAFALAAKDMVQNLFGSVTVLMDRTFSVGDWIVVDDVEGTVERIGFRSTRVRTFYNSVVTVPNSKFITATVDNMGERRYRRLSCKLSLTYDTPPDRIEAFCEGVRELVRQHPYMRKDYYHAYLNEFAASSLDVLLYVFWETPEWNTELRERHRFMLDILRLAQRLGIEFAFPTQTLYMKKEDETADSISEMDQQQAFALGQSYAKSIVAETTGTGTKPPPVVFPPIS, from the coding sequence ATGCACTTTAAAAACATATGGCAGCAATTGATTTTAATCGTAATTCTGCTCACTGCGGCAGATTCAGGCTGGGCTGAGCAGGCTTCGGAAAAGACGTCAGATCCAGAAGTCAGCACCAAGGAGGCCGTTCCGGAAAACCTGAAATCCCCCCGCGCCACCATGGAGACCTTCCTCCATGCAATGAACGATATCAAACGTGGCGCGCCGGACAGAATAGAGGAGGCGGTATCCACCCTCGATCTTTCCGACATCAACCCAATCGTGAGAAAAGAGCGGGGACAGGATCTGGCCTGGATGCTGCTGGAGGTGCTCGATCGCACAAAGATCATCGATGTTGAAAAGATACCTAATCGTGTCGATGGATCGAGGTATCTGTTCAAGCGCTATGAGAGAGGTGAGGTGGCCATTTCCCGCACCGATTCCGGACGATGGCTTTTCGATCGCAATACAATCAACAGCCTGCCGCTCATCATGGATGAAGTCGCAACCACAGAACGTGTCAGTGGTAAGGACGATGAAGCCTCATATGTCCCCTGGCATATCCGCTTGCGGCAAAAGGTGCCCCTACCACTGAAACAATCCACTTTCCTGCTGCAAAACTGGCAATGGATCGGTCTTCTACTGACAATCCTGGCCGGCGTTATCATCGACAAGCTCATCACATTCTTCCTCAAAACCAGCGTTCGCCGCTGGCGCAAAGGCACCCGCCATGACGAGTTCAAAGAGATATCAGAGGATATCTTACGCCCCCTCGGTCTGATGGCGATGGCTATCGTCTGGTGGGGCAGCATCAACCTGATGGGCCTGCCCGAAAGTGTCATGCTGGTGTTGCTGTTGGCGGTAAAGTTCCTGGCCAGCATCTCCGGGGTATGGGCCGCCTATCGACTGGTCGACCTGGTCTCTGCTTATCTGCACAAACAGGCAGAGCTGTCAGCCAACAAACTGGATGACGCACTGGTTCCGCTTATACCCCGCACCCTCAAGGTATTCATCACAGTAATCGGCTTTGTATTCATTGCCGACAACCTGAATATCGACATATCGAGTCTGCTGGCAGGCCTCGGGCTGGGTGGTCTGGCATTTGCCCTGGCGGCAAAAGATATGGTGCAGAATCTGTTCGGTTCGGTAACAGTGCTGATGGACCGCACCTTTTCCGTAGGTGACTGGATCGTTGTCGACGATGTGGAGGGAACCGTCGAACGAATCGGGTTTCGCAGTACCCGGGTCAGGACCTTCTACAATTCGGTGGTGACGGTACCCAACTCCAAATTCATAACCGCCACGGTGGACAACATGGGTGAGCGACGCTATCGACGCCTATCGTGCAAGTTGTCACTCACCTATGACACACCACCCGATCGTATCGAGGCGTTTTGCGAAGGAGTCAGAGAGTTGGTAAGGCAGCATCCGTATATGCGCAAGGACTACTACCATGCCTATCTGAATGAATTTGCCGCTTCATCTCTCGATGTGCTGCTGTATGTCTTTTGGGAGACGCCGGAATGGAATACCGAACTGCGGGAACGACATCGCTTTATGCTCGATATATTGCGCCTGGCGCAAAGACTGGGGATTGAATTCGCTTTCCCCACCCAAACCCTCTATATGAAGAAAGAGGATGAGACCGCCGACTCAATATCTGAGATGGATCAGCAGCAGGCCTTTGCACTGGGCCAATCCTACGCCAAATCCATTGTTGCAGAGACTACAGGTACCGGCACCAAGCCACCGCCTGTGGTCTTTCCGCCCATATCGTGA
- the waaA gene encoding lipid IV(A) 3-deoxy-D-manno-octulosonic acid transferase: MRYLYTLIFTLLVPVYFLRLYWRGFRAPAYRQRWLERLGIFDTPIEQGGIWVHAVSVGEVLAVAQLVGRLLDRYSDLPLLITTTTPTGADRVKALFGNDVTHLYAPIDLPWVVKRFLTAFQPRLLILVETEIWPNLICHAKLEGVPTLLANARLSVRSAQGYHRVAGLTREALRNLTVIAPHAEADAERFHTLGAKPDKIEVTGSIKFDVHLPGSLLERVDVLRREWGGQRPVWIAASTHEGEDELILQAHATVQQHLPEALLVLVPRHPERFERVGHLAEEAGFKLVKRTQQRPCDNDTAVFLGDTMGELTLFLGASDVAFIGGSLVPHGGHNILEATAQGVAVVFGPHMFNFSEISELFLQHQAAVQIDSAEALADQVSRWLSDASERSRVGEAGRELVEQNRGALDRLTQLVDRLLVS, from the coding sequence ATGCGGTATCTGTATACACTCATTTTTACACTGCTGGTCCCGGTCTATTTCCTGCGGCTCTATTGGCGGGGTTTCAGGGCGCCTGCCTACAGGCAGCGTTGGCTGGAGCGATTGGGTATTTTCGATACACCTATTGAGCAGGGCGGTATTTGGGTGCATGCGGTTTCGGTGGGTGAGGTGCTTGCCGTTGCCCAACTGGTCGGGCGTCTTCTTGACCGCTACTCCGACTTGCCTTTGCTTATAACCACCACCACACCCACCGGCGCGGACCGGGTCAAGGCACTGTTTGGCAATGATGTGACTCACCTCTATGCGCCGATCGATCTGCCGTGGGTGGTAAAGCGCTTTTTGACGGCTTTCCAGCCCCGGCTGCTGATACTGGTGGAGACAGAGATATGGCCCAATCTGATCTGCCACGCCAAACTCGAGGGTGTGCCTACTTTGCTTGCCAATGCCAGACTTTCAGTTAGGTCTGCCCAGGGCTATCATCGGGTCGCAGGCTTGACTCGTGAGGCATTGCGTAATCTTACCGTGATTGCCCCTCATGCGGAGGCGGATGCAGAGCGTTTTCATACGCTGGGTGCTAAACCCGACAAGATCGAGGTGACGGGGAGTATCAAGTTCGATGTGCATCTGCCGGGGAGTCTGTTGGAGCGGGTCGATGTGTTGCGGCGTGAGTGGGGAGGGCAACGACCGGTATGGATCGCAGCAAGTACCCATGAGGGTGAAGATGAGTTGATATTGCAGGCGCACGCCACCGTTCAACAGCATCTTCCCGAAGCGCTGTTGGTTTTGGTCCCCCGCCATCCCGAACGATTCGAACGGGTTGGACATCTGGCTGAAGAGGCTGGTTTTAAACTCGTAAAGCGTACTCAGCAACGACCCTGCGATAATGATACAGCCGTCTTTCTTGGTGACACAATGGGTGAGTTAACCCTTTTCCTGGGCGCATCGGACGTAGCTTTCATCGGTGGCAGCCTGGTCCCCCACGGCGGCCACAATATACTGGAGGCGACCGCCCAAGGTGTCGCTGTTGTGTTTGGTCCTCATATGTTCAACTTCAGTGAAATCAGCGAGCTGTTTCTTCAACACCAGGCAGCGGTTCAGATCGATTCCGCCGAGGCGCTGGCCGATCAGGTGAGCCGTTGGCTCAGTGACGCCAGTGAACGTAGTCGTGTGGGTGAAGCGGGCAGGGAGTTGGTGGAGCAGAACCGCGGTGCGCTGGATCGTTTGACCCAGCTTGTGGACAGGCTGCTGGTGAGCTGA
- a CDS encoding histone H1 protein, with product MAKKKAAKKKATVRRSTTTKKAPAKRRVAKKKATTKKRVAAKKKVTKKKVATKKRVAKKTAKKRVAKKKATTKKRVAKKKATKKKVAKKKVAKKKATKKKVAKKRPARPRKVTPRKKRTAR from the coding sequence ATGGCGAAGAAAAAGGCCGCCAAAAAGAAGGCAACTGTTAGACGTTCAACCACAACCAAGAAGGCACCCGCAAAGAGAAGGGTCGCCAAGAAGAAGGCAACGACTAAGAAGAGAGTCGCAGCCAAGAAGAAAGTCACGAAGAAGAAGGTGGCAACCAAAAAGAGAGTTGCCAAAAAGACAGCAAAGAAACGGGTAGCTAAAAAGAAAGCTACAACCAAAAAGAGGGTGGCCAAGAAGAAGGCAACCAAGAAGAAGGTCGCAAAGAAGAAGGTTGCTAAGAAAAAGGCAACTAAAAAGAAGGTCGCTAAGAAGAGACCTGCGCGTCCCAGGAAAGTGACGCCACGTAAGAAAAGAACAGCCAGATAA
- a CDS encoding FMN-binding glutamate synthase family protein, protein MNETGLTNGGFLYGTLEVFAIALLLLLAGLLVAVIVTYIYDITQTKTAIRRNYPVIGHFRYFFEHLGEFFRQYFFAMDREELPFNRAQRAWVYRACKDLPNTVAFGSTRDIRRPGSILFVNCPFPTLGEDAVPSGAITIGEGCDHPYTTDSLFNISGMSYGALSKPAVLALSMGAKKAGSWINTGEGGVSPYHIEGGADIVFQIGTAKNGVRDLAGNLSDDKLREVARIPQIRMFEIKLSQGAKPGKGGILPAEKVTREIAEIRGIALGEDAISPNRHVDICSNNDLMDMIKRVRDVTGKPVGFKTVVGGPHWLDGLFKDIKARGVEYAPDFITLDGSDGGTGAAPMPLIDAVGLSLRESLYILVDKLNAHGLRKRIKVIASGKLITPADIAWALCVGADFVTSARGFMFALGCIQALQCNKNTCPTGITTHDPKLQQGLVPAVKAERIANYVGHLVHEVGVIAHSCGVKSPRELRRCHARIVTADGPSVALDERFPPVKESEA, encoded by the coding sequence ATGAATGAAACCGGTCTTACAAATGGGGGCTTCCTGTACGGTACCCTGGAAGTCTTCGCCATCGCGTTGCTTCTGTTACTGGCTGGTCTGCTCGTTGCAGTCATCGTTACCTACATCTATGACATTACGCAGACCAAGACGGCGATTCGCCGCAACTATCCTGTGATCGGGCATTTCCGTTATTTTTTTGAACACCTTGGTGAGTTCTTTCGGCAATATTTCTTTGCCATGGATCGTGAGGAACTGCCATTCAATCGTGCCCAGCGGGCCTGGGTATACCGGGCGTGCAAAGACTTGCCGAATACTGTTGCCTTCGGTTCAACCCGGGATATTCGTCGTCCCGGTTCGATTCTATTCGTCAACTGTCCCTTCCCGACCTTGGGAGAGGACGCAGTGCCGTCTGGAGCGATCACCATTGGTGAAGGTTGCGACCATCCCTATACCACCGATTCGTTGTTCAATATTTCCGGAATGAGTTATGGGGCGCTGTCGAAACCGGCTGTATTGGCACTCTCAATGGGGGCAAAGAAAGCTGGCAGTTGGATCAATACAGGCGAAGGAGGCGTCTCTCCCTATCATATCGAGGGTGGTGCGGATATCGTGTTTCAGATCGGCACTGCGAAGAATGGTGTGCGTGATCTGGCTGGCAACCTTAGTGACGACAAACTCCGTGAAGTCGCGCGTATTCCACAGATAAGGATGTTCGAGATCAAACTCAGCCAGGGTGCAAAGCCGGGTAAGGGCGGCATTCTGCCTGCTGAAAAGGTTACCCGGGAGATCGCGGAGATAAGGGGTATTGCCCTTGGTGAGGATGCCATCAGCCCAAACCGGCATGTCGATATATGCAGTAACAACGATCTTATGGATATGATCAAGCGGGTAAGGGATGTCACGGGAAAGCCGGTTGGGTTCAAAACCGTGGTCGGCGGCCCTCATTGGTTGGATGGATTGTTCAAGGATATCAAAGCCAGGGGAGTGGAGTATGCACCGGACTTCATTACCCTCGATGGCAGTGATGGCGGGACGGGCGCAGCGCCGATGCCGCTTATCGATGCGGTCGGACTGTCATTGCGGGAGAGTCTCTATATCTTAGTGGACAAACTCAATGCGCATGGTCTGAGAAAGCGCATCAAAGTCATTGCTTCGGGAAAACTGATAACGCCCGCGGATATTGCCTGGGCATTGTGTGTAGGGGCGGATTTTGTCACCTCTGCCCGTGGTTTCATGTTTGCGTTGGGCTGTATCCAGGCTTTGCAATGCAATAAGAATACATGCCCTACCGGCATCACGACCCATGATCCAAAACTGCAACAGGGGCTGGTGCCTGCGGTGAAGGCTGAGCGCATAGCGAACTATGTGGGCCACCTGGTGCACGAGGTTGGTGTCATAGCCCACTCTTGCGGTGTCAAATCACCCCGCGAACTGCGGCGATGTCACGCCAGGATCGTAACCGCGGATGGGCCATCGGTTGCACTTGATGAGCGTTTTCCACCGGTAAAGGAGAGCGAGGCATAA
- a CDS encoding 5-formyltetrahydrofolate cyclo-ligase, whose translation MQAHHIRRQIKAHRQQLSLQTLKLHSRKVLRLAANYKPFRHSRRIAFYIAVRGEMDPSPLLQLALDTGKSTFLPVLRERPSRGLWFAPFTSRSSLTTNRFGIPEPNHNHSKLIMPWTLDLVFVPLIAFDKKGNRLGMGGGYYDRTFAFQRKRSHLKGPTLVGLAHEFQQQSQIPVKPWDIPLDAVITEAAIYKFK comes from the coding sequence ATGCAAGCTCACCATATCCGCCGTCAAATCAAGGCTCACCGGCAGCAGCTGAGCCTACAAACACTCAAGCTCCATAGCCGAAAGGTCCTCCGACTGGCTGCAAACTACAAGCCCTTCAGACATAGCCGTCGCATCGCTTTTTATATCGCCGTACGGGGTGAAATGGATCCGTCACCCTTGTTGCAACTTGCACTGGATACTGGCAAATCCACTTTTTTGCCCGTGCTGCGAGAGCGGCCATCCCGTGGGCTATGGTTTGCGCCTTTTACATCTCGTTCAAGCTTGACAACAAATCGATTTGGTATTCCTGAACCGAATCACAATCATAGCAAGCTGATCATGCCATGGACTCTTGATCTGGTGTTCGTGCCCCTGATTGCATTCGATAAAAAAGGGAATCGGTTGGGTATGGGAGGTGGATACTATGACCGGACATTTGCATTTCAAAGAAAACGCAGCCATCTAAAAGGCCCCACACTGGTTGGTTTGGCGCATGAGTTTCAACAGCAATCACAAATACCGGTAAAGCCTTGGGATATACCACTCGATGCTGTCATAACAGAAGCAGCGATATACAAGTTCAAATAG
- the pepP gene encoding Xaa-Pro aminopeptidase, with the protein MVKSEFKRRRRELMRMMGPGSIAILPTAPQLIRNRDVHYPYRPDSDFYYLTGFPEPEAVLVLIPGRKQAEYILFNRERDPVKEQWDGAIAGQEGAVDDYGADDSFPIGDLDDILPRMLEQCERIFYIMGCNAKFDKRLSEWINAIRCEARSGVQGPVEIIALDHYLHEMRLYKSRSELKVMRQAARISAKAHKRVMQVCKAGLWEYQLEAEFVRECAHQGAKSQAYPPIVGAGLNACTLHYIDNMDKVADKQMLLIDAGCEVDYYASDITRTYPVNGSFSKPQRELYELVLAAQEAAIAKVKPGNHWNDPHDAAVRTITRGLIKLGILKGTLAKLIREEKYKAFFPHRTGHWIGMDVHDVGDYKVDGTWRLLEPGMVLTIEPGIYIPAGSKGVAKKWWNIGIRIEDDVAVTKDGCEVLTKDIVKTVAEIEAIMAA; encoded by the coding sequence ATGGTGAAGAGTGAATTCAAACGGCGGCGACGTGAACTGATGCGCATGATGGGGCCGGGCAGTATTGCCATACTGCCCACGGCGCCGCAGCTGATTCGCAACAGAGATGTGCACTATCCTTACCGGCCCGACAGTGATTTCTATTATTTGACAGGTTTTCCCGAGCCGGAGGCTGTGCTGGTCCTGATTCCGGGAAGAAAGCAGGCGGAGTATATTCTTTTCAATAGGGAGCGCGATCCGGTAAAGGAGCAGTGGGATGGGGCCATAGCGGGACAGGAAGGCGCTGTCGATGACTATGGAGCAGATGATTCCTTTCCAATCGGAGATTTGGATGACATTCTGCCGCGCATGCTTGAACAGTGTGAGCGCATCTTTTACATCATGGGTTGTAATGCAAAGTTCGACAAACGACTCTCTGAGTGGATCAACGCCATTCGTTGTGAAGCGCGCAGCGGTGTTCAGGGACCGGTCGAGATCATTGCGCTGGATCACTATCTGCACGAAATGCGGTTATACAAGAGTCGATCCGAGCTGAAGGTCATGCGCCAGGCTGCAAGGATTTCCGCCAAGGCGCACAAAAGGGTGATGCAAGTCTGTAAAGCGGGTTTGTGGGAGTATCAGCTTGAAGCTGAGTTTGTGCGTGAGTGTGCACATCAGGGCGCCAAGTCCCAGGCCTATCCCCCGATTGTCGGTGCTGGCTTAAATGCCTGCACGCTGCACTACATTGATAACATGGACAAGGTTGCCGACAAACAGATGTTGCTGATCGATGCCGGCTGTGAAGTGGACTATTATGCCTCTGATATCACACGTACTTATCCGGTAAACGGCAGCTTCAGTAAGCCACAGCGAGAGTTGTATGAGTTGGTACTGGCGGCACAGGAGGCTGCGATTGCCAAGGTAAAGCCGGGTAACCATTGGAATGATCCCCATGATGCCGCAGTACGGACCATTACCAGGGGCTTGATCAAACTGGGAATACTTAAGGGTACACTGGCTAAATTAATTCGCGAAGAGAAGTACAAGGCTTTTTTTCCGCATCGCACCGGGCATTGGATCGGTATGGATGTACATGATGTGGGTGATTATAAAGTCGACGGAACCTGGCGTTTATTGGAACCGGGCATGGTTTTGACAATCGAACCCGGTATATACATACCCGCCGGCTCCAAGGGTGTGGCCAAGAAGTGGTGGAACATCGGCATCCGTATTGAAGACGACGTGGCAGTGACCAAAGATGGCTGTGAGGTCTTGACCAAGGATATTGTAAAAACAGTGGCTGAAATTGAGGCCATTATGGCGGCATGA
- a CDS encoding UPF0149 family protein — MIENRQMPDYSRLVGALSSIGLDLGASEIHGVICGLVCAGTIQSHIDWMTALFKDWPQEDLLAREAREMIGELYYISRDQIGNDDLTFMPYLPDDTQPITARAKALSEWCEGYLYGLGMSGITDQQLEGDAREALQDITHFTRLDYELLESGEATEQAYAELQEFLKVVTLLIWGDLAKVRELDHGEE; from the coding sequence ATGATTGAGAATCGCCAAATGCCCGATTATTCACGTCTTGTAGGGGCGTTGAGCTCAATCGGCCTAGATCTTGGCGCCAGCGAGATCCATGGCGTGATTTGTGGTCTGGTGTGTGCCGGTACCATTCAAAGCCACATCGATTGGATGACGGCGCTGTTCAAGGATTGGCCTCAAGAGGATCTGTTGGCGCGCGAGGCCAGAGAGATGATCGGTGAACTTTACTATATATCTCGTGACCAGATTGGCAATGATGATCTGACTTTCATGCCCTATCTTCCGGATGATACTCAACCCATTACCGCAAGGGCCAAGGCCCTGAGTGAATGGTGTGAAGGGTATCTGTATGGTTTGGGCATGTCGGGTATCACGGATCAGCAACTCGAAGGTGATGCCAGAGAGGCATTGCAGGATATTACCCATTTCACCCGGCTCGACTATGAATTACTCGAGTCGGGTGAGGCGACTGAACAGGCTTATGCAGAACTACAGGAGTTCCTGAAAGTGGTGACCTTGCTTATTTGGGGAGATCTGGCGAAAGTTCGGGAGCTCGACCATGGTGAAGAGTGA
- a CDS encoding cell division protein ZapA, with translation MSNDRLPVTVNILDKEYRISCLPEERESLLQAAAYLDGQMREIRQNGRIIGTERVAVMAALNIANDLLSSQQSKENGSQNISRRIKNLQEKIEIALNTTNQLEL, from the coding sequence GTGAGCAACGATCGATTGCCTGTAACAGTCAATATCCTCGATAAAGAGTACCGTATTTCCTGCCTGCCGGAAGAACGAGAATCCCTTTTACAAGCCGCTGCTTATCTCGATGGCCAGATGCGCGAGATCAGGCAGAACGGGCGTATCATAGGCACTGAGCGGGTTGCCGTTATGGCCGCGCTCAATATTGCCAATGATCTGCTCTCCAGCCAGCAAAGCAAGGAAAATGGCTCGCAGAACATATCGCGTCGTATAAAAAATCTACAAGAAAAGATTGAGATTGCACTCAATACAACCAATCAACTGGAACTTTGA
- the ilvA gene encoding threonine ammonia-lyase, biosynthetic, whose protein sequence is MPQRYIEKILRARVYDVARETPLDRANRLSTRLDNHVFLKREDLQPVFSFKLRGAYNKMVNLPDTIKRQGVVAASAGNHAQGVALAAQELKIQALIVMPKTTPPIKVQSVKSFGAKIILAGDSYDAAYTRAQTIAQEEGLTFIHPFDDAEVIAGQGTIGMELMRQHPSPPEAVFVPVGGGGLIAGVGAYIKYVYPHVKIVGVEPEDAPSLYTALAAKRRVKLKQVGIFADGVAVKQVGKETYRIAKQVVDEVILVNTDEICAAIKDIFDDTRTTAEPAGALSIAGLKRYVKREGLTGKNLIAINSGANINFDRLRHVAERAEFGERREALFAVQIPEQPGSFLRFCKLIGKRSITEFNYRYSDPNRAQIFVGIELSNGDEERQALFQRFIDKGYSIVDMTDNETAKLHIRYMVGGHAQGLEGEKLIRFEFPERPGALLYFLNNLGTDWNISLFHYRNHGAAYGRVLMGIQLSKADRNTLLRRLKKLNYPFWDETDNPAYKLFAGAS, encoded by the coding sequence ATGCCACAACGTTATATAGAGAAAATACTACGCGCCCGTGTCTATGATGTCGCCAGGGAGACCCCCCTGGATAGAGCCAATCGTCTCTCGACACGACTCGATAATCATGTTTTCCTCAAGCGAGAGGATCTGCAACCGGTATTCTCGTTCAAGCTGCGCGGTGCCTACAATAAAATGGTTAACCTGCCAGACACGATCAAACGCCAGGGTGTGGTCGCGGCATCAGCAGGCAATCATGCCCAGGGTGTTGCCCTGGCGGCGCAAGAACTGAAAATTCAGGCTTTGATCGTGATGCCTAAGACGACACCACCGATCAAAGTGCAGTCGGTAAAGAGTTTCGGCGCGAAGATAATCCTCGCCGGAGACTCCTATGATGCGGCCTATACCCGTGCACAGACAATTGCCCAGGAAGAGGGATTGACCTTTATACATCCATTCGATGATGCAGAGGTCATCGCTGGCCAGGGAACGATTGGAATGGAGCTGATGAGACAGCATCCGTCACCGCCCGAGGCGGTATTCGTCCCTGTCGGCGGGGGTGGTTTGATTGCCGGTGTGGGTGCTTACATCAAATATGTCTACCCTCATGTGAAGATTGTAGGTGTTGAGCCTGAGGACGCACCATCACTATATACTGCATTGGCTGCAAAGCGGCGTGTAAAGCTCAAGCAGGTGGGGATTTTTGCGGATGGTGTTGCGGTAAAACAGGTGGGCAAAGAGACCTATCGCATCGCAAAACAGGTGGTGGATGAAGTGATCTTGGTGAACACGGATGAAATCTGCGCCGCAATCAAGGATATATTTGATGATACCCGTACCACGGCTGAGCCTGCCGGGGCCTTGTCGATTGCCGGGTTAAAGCGATATGTGAAGCGCGAGGGGCTCACCGGTAAAAACCTCATAGCCATCAATAGTGGTGCGAATATCAACTTCGATCGACTGCGACACGTGGCTGAACGTGCCGAGTTCGGAGAGCGAAGAGAAGCGCTGTTCGCTGTTCAAATACCGGAACAGCCCGGTAGCTTTCTGCGTTTTTGTAAACTGATAGGAAAACGCAGCATCACTGAGTTCAATTATCGTTACAGTGATCCAAATCGTGCACAGATCTTTGTTGGCATTGAATTGAGCAACGGTGACGAGGAAAGACAAGCATTGTTCCAGCGGTTCATTGATAAGGGATATTCCATTGTGGATATGACCGATAACGAAACAGCCAAACTGCATATCCGTTATATGGTTGGTGGACACGCCCAGGGTCTTGAGGGAGAGAAGCTGATACGATTCGAGTTTCCCGAAAGACCGGGTGCACTGCTCTATTTCCTGAATAATTTGGGTACCGACTGGAATATCAGTCTGTTCCACTATCGTAACCATGGCGCCGCCTATGGACGTGTGCTTATGGGTATTCAGTTATCGAAAGCGGATAGAAACACCCTCCTCAGGCGCTTAAAGAAACTCAACTATCCGTTTTGGGATGAAACCGATAATCCAGCTTACAAATTGTTTGCGGGTGCCAGCTAG